GTGCAAAGCTTTAAATTCAATAAAGGGCAATGCAATTTCTCCACAAAATAACGCCCCAAAAAGTTGTAATCAAAATTAGCGTTGTGGGCCACAAACACGCTATTGCCTAAAAAAAGCCGCAATTCTTGCAAAGCTTCATGCACGCTTGGGGCGTTTAGGGTGTCTTCATAAGTGATGCCTGTAAGCTCAGCGATATAATCAGGAACGCTTTTGACTTTCACAAGGGTTTCAAAACGATTGATAATTTCCCCCCCCTTCACTTGCACGGCCCCGATTTCTAAAATCTCATGTTTTATGGGGCAAGAGCCGGTGGTCTCTAAATCAATAAAGGAAAGAACCTCATCTTTAAGGGGGGTTTTAAGGTTTTTGAGCGTGATTAAATTTTCGCTCGTTTCTATGAAATTAAGCCCGCACGCTTTTAAATATTCCAAATTGATTTCATCATAAATAAGGCGAGAGAGCGATTTTTCTAGCATGCCCAAGCTTAAATCCTGGCGCTTTAAGCGAGCGATTAGGGCTTGAATATCTTTATGCAAGAGGTTTATTGGCATTCTGTAAGCCTTCAATAGCCAGCTTACGATCTTTGGATTTAAAAATATAACTCCCTGAAACCACCACATCCACGCCCGCTTGCTGGAGTTCAAAGATATTTTTATCATTCACGCCCCCATCCACTTCTAAAAGGCAGCTAGGGTTGTAGCGTTTGATCAATTCCTTGACTTTCAGGCACTTTTCTAGCACCAGATCTAAAAACTTCTGCCCACCAAAGCCCGGATTCACGCTCATTAAAAGCACTAGCCCCACGCTTTCTAGCAAGTATTTAATACTTTCTTCATGCGTGTGGGGGTTTAGGACAATGCCTGGCGTGATACCTAGATTTTTAATGAGTTGCAACACCCTGTGGGGGTGCTTTTCATTTTCTGCATGAATGCTGATGATTTGCGGGTTTAAAGGAGCGAACAATCCCACAAAAAAGCTCGCATTTTCTACCATTAAATGCACGTCTAAAGGCACTTTGCTTATTTGGGTAACATTCTCTAAAACCACAGGCCCCATCGTTAAATTAGGCACATAATGCCCATCCATCACATCCACATGCAAAAAATCAGCGTTACTCACGCTCTCTATCTCTTTGGCTAAATGCATAAAATCAGCGCTCAAAAGGCTCGGAGCTACTTTCAAAATACTTCCCTATTTCCAATGTTTTCAAGTAAAATATTAGCATCTTTAATCAAATCATAAAAGGGTTTTTATGGATTACAAACATTTTAAAGGCAAGCATGCAAACATCGTTATAGAAATCATCAGTCTTTTAGAAAAAGGGGTTAAAAAAGCCCAAGAAATTTTAGAAAAGCCGGACGCTGGGAGTTACACTAAGTTAGAAAACAGCAGCGGGGATACGCCTATTAAAGCGGATTTAGCCCTAGACAAATTTTTAGAAGAAAATTTTTTGAGTTTAGAAAACATCAAAAGCGTTTTTAGCGAAGAAAAAGAAACGCCTGTTACTAAAGAAAACGGCTCTTATTTGATCGCTTATGACCCCTTAGACGGGAGTTCAGTCATGGAGGCGAATTTCTTAGTAGGCACGATTATAGGGGTTTATGAAAAGGATTATAAGGCGCAAAATTTAGTTGCAAGCCTTTATGTGGTTTTTGGGCATAAAATAGAATTAGTGGTGGCTTTAGACAAGGTTTATCGTTACGCTTTTTATCAAAACAAGTTCCATTTTATAGAAACCATCGTTTTAGAAAATAAGGGTAAAATCGTCGCTAGCGGAGGCAATCAAAAGGATTTTTCTTTGGGCTTAAAAAAGGCTTTAGAAGAGTTTTTTGCAGAAAATTACCGCTTACGATATTCAGGGTCTATGGTGGCTGATGTCCATCATGTGTTGGTTAAAAAAGGCGGAATGTTTTCCTACCCGCAAAAGAAATTGCGAAAGCTTTTTGAAGTCTTTCCTTTGGCCTTGATCATTGAAAAAGCTAAAGGGGAAGCGTTTTATTTTGATAAAGGGGTTAAAAAGCGTTTGCTAGAGCAAAGCGTAGAAAATTACCATGAAAAAAGCGAATGCTATTTAGCTAGCCAGCATGAAGCTCAGATTTTAGAAAAATATTTAAAGGGAGAATGATGCAAAATAGCGCTAAAAAATTAGAATATGAAGAGCGTTTTAATGACGCTCTTTTGAAATTGCAAGCATGCCAAGAAGAAAAGCAAGTAACGAGTTGCTTGAAATGCGAGAAGGTTTTAAAATGCGAGATTCGCAACAGCTATGTGGATGCGGCTTATGAGAGCATGAGTTTAGGCGAAGCGGGCGGGTTTGATTTCAACTAAAATGGGATTAAAATGGTTAGTAATACTACCTTGCAAAAGAATTTAGACGCTTTTTACACCCACCCCAAAATCGCGCGATTTTGTTTGGATTTATTAAAAGATCTCATCCATCAAAATTTGGGGCTGGACTTAAACGCGTTCCATTTTTTAGAGCCAAGTGCAGGGAGTGGGAGCTTTGTTGATGCGTTAAAAGGATTAGGGATTGCCGATTGGGA
This is a stretch of genomic DNA from Helicobacter pylori. It encodes these proteins:
- a CDS encoding 3'-5' exonuclease, with translation MPINLLHKDIQALIARLKRQDLSLGMLEKSLSRLIYDEINLEYLKACGLNFIETSENLITLKNLKTPLKDEVLSFIDLETTGSCPIKHEILEIGAVQVKGGEIINRFETLVKVKSVPDYIAELTGITYEDTLNAPSVHEALQELRLFLGNSVFVAHNANFDYNFLGRYFVEKLHCPLLNLKLCTLDLSKRAILSMRYSLSFLKELLGFGIEVSHRAYADALASYKLFEICLLNLPSYIKTTMDLIDFSKCANTLIKRPPRARHQETPPPFSLFERTKGSFNIIKATS
- the rpe gene encoding ribulose-phosphate 3-epimerase; the encoded protein is MKVAPSLLSADFMHLAKEIESVSNADFLHVDVMDGHYVPNLTMGPVVLENVTQISKVPLDVHLMVENASFFVGLFAPLNPQIISIHAENEKHPHRVLQLIKNLGITPGIVLNPHTHEESIKYLLESVGLVLLMSVNPGFGGQKFLDLVLEKCLKVKELIKRYNPSCLLEVDGGVNDKNIFELQQAGVDVVVSGSYIFKSKDRKLAIEGLQNANKPLA
- a CDS encoding class 1 fructose-bisphosphatase is translated as MDYKHFKGKHANIVIEIISLLEKGVKKAQEILEKPDAGSYTKLENSSGDTPIKADLALDKFLEENFLSLENIKSVFSEEKETPVTKENGSYLIAYDPLDGSSVMEANFLVGTIIGVYEKDYKAQNLVASLYVVFGHKIELVVALDKVYRYAFYQNKFHFIETIVLENKGKIVASGGNQKDFSLGLKKALEEFFAENYRLRYSGSMVADVHHVLVKKGGMFSYPQKKLRKLFEVFPLALIIEKAKGEAFYFDKGVKKRLLEQSVENYHEKSECYLASQHEAQILEKYLKGE